The nucleotide sequence TGCAACAATACCTTCTGGAGTCTGATTTGTATTATAAACCTGATACAGCGATGCTTTATTTTTGTGAAAACTATCATACGACAATTCAAAAAAGGCATACACCCCCAAAAGTACAGCAACGGCAAAAGCGGTACTCAAACCTACAAGATTTAGAACTGTGAATGTTTTATCCTTCCACAGATTCCGAAAAGCGATTTTAATGTAGTTTCTAAGCATGATTTGTTACTATTAGCATTTCTATTACTATTCAAGCGCAATTAGTTCCCCCTTTGGGGGTTAGGGTAATCTATTCGGTCCTTAATGATTTTACAGGATTTTTGCGCGCCGTTCTAAATGTTTTAAAGCTGATGATCGCGAGGGCTAGAACGAACATTCCGATTCCGCTTAATGCAAAAACCCACCAACTCATAGCTGTTTTATAAGCATAATCCTGAAGCCAGTTATGCATTCCCCACCACGCTAATGGCGCTGCAATTAAGAAAGCAAGGGCTATTAATTTTAAAAAATCTTTGCATAGCAACAGGTTGAGTTGGGCGACTGTTGCACCCAGCACTTTACGAACCCCTATTTCTTTGGTACGCCGCGTAACGGTATGAATCACCAAGCCCAACAACCCCAAAACACTTATCAAAATAGAAAGTCCCGTAGCCCAATCTAATAAGGTAGAAAGGCGTTTTTCCCGCTCGTAAAATCGCGCGATGGTATCGTCTATAAATTTGATTTCGAAAGTTTCCCCGGGATAAACCTCTTGATAAGCATCTTCTATGCGCGCTAAGGTTTGCTTGAGGAGCTGGGAATCATGCGTTGGTAACATTAAATGAATATTTCTAAATCGACTCCAAAAACCCCTGTCGGTGTCCCCTCCAAAAACCATAGGCCGAACACCAGTCTTAAGCGAGCGTTGCTTAAAATCTTGCATCACCCCTACAATGCGGTAGTTCTCTTCGTTTATAGTAAGATTCTTATCTAAGATCTCCTCTGGGGCTTTAAATCCTAAAGCTTCTAAAGCAGTCTCATTAACCACATATTCGTTGATTGTATCATTAAGCGGTATTTTTCCGGCAAGCAGGGGGATTCCATAAACATCAAGATAAGACAGGTCCCCATATAAAATTTCAAGATCTACCTGTATTTCCTGATCTTCATTTTGAAAAGTTACTCCAGAAGAATGCGTGCTAAAAGAAGCTGGTGGCATTCCACCCAAACTGCTTTTTTCAATACCTGGTATACGTTCAAACTTTTGTAATAAGACTTCGTTTTTATCAACGCTTTTATACCGCCAGGGGCGCGATACATATGCAACAGCATCCGTTTTAAACCCCATATCTGCATTCATCAAAAATCGTATTTGCTTCCCTACCAATAAAGTTGCAATTAAAAAGACCTGGGCTATGGTAAATTGAAAAACGGTTAAGAATTTTCTCATATTTGATTTTCCTGAATTAGAGGAAGCTGTACTCCTCAATACGCGGTAGGGCTTAAATCCCGTAAGCACAAAGGCCGGGTACAATCCAGATAATAAGGTGACTGTAATGAGTAGCATTATACAGCATAGAAGAATTACGGGTTCCTTAAACAGCGAGAAGGCAAGACCATCTGGAATGAAATCTGAAAAGACTTTAAGCAAATAACTCGCTAAAACCAGCGAAATAACCGCAGATACTAGTGTAAGTAAAAAAGTCTCGCCTAAAAACTGGGAGATCAGTTGTTTTTTTGAACTTCCTAAGGTCTTACGAATGCCTATTTCTTTTGCCCGTTGATATGCCTGAGCAGTATTAAGATTGATGAAATTTACGCATCCCAGTAAAAGAAGAAAACCAGCAATAAAACCTAAGCCCATCAATACAGAGCGGTCTGCTGTATAATTACTAAAACTAAAAATACCATAATCAGTATCAAAATGCAGGTCTTTTAAAGCTTGTAAATTAAACGTTCGGCTTATATCAAATTTTTTATCGTACTCAGATTGATGATTCTTGGCAATTTGATCTAACTGAGTCTGTACAGTTGCTGCATTTGGAGATACCAGTTTTACAAATATTTGTGCACTGTTTGAGGTGCTACCCCATTCCTCACTAAACGCACTGGCTGCCATATCTGTTTTTTTGGCCGTTTCTCTTGAAAGAAATTCTTCAAAGATCAAATCTGTTCGCTTATCCAAATTCGCTACAACTCCAGTTACTTTAGCCACTATAGAATCGTTGTAAATCAACTCTTTCCCCAGTATATTTTCAGGTTTGGTTTTAGGAAAATAGTGAAGCGCTCTTTTTTCGGTCAGCACTACTTCATTTGGGTTATTTAGTCCATTTTCTGCAGAGCCTGCAAGCCACGTATAGTTGAATATTTTAAAATATTCAGGATTTGTAAAAACAGTATATTCCGGGTCTTTAAATACGCTTCCGCTACTAGGATTCATCACATTGGTAAAACCCCCTGTATAAAGAGC is from Zunongwangia endophytica and encodes:
- a CDS encoding FtsX-like permease family protein — encoded protein: MIRNYIKIAWRNIWKNKLFSVINIISLAIGLSASFVIGLMVYYDFTFDKFHKDRDRIFRITTTFKSSEGTNGNAGVTIPLYQVLKEEIPEVETTAALYTGGFTNVMNPSSGSVFKDPEYTVFTNPEYFKIFNYTWLAGSAENGLNNPNEVVLTEKRALHYFPKTKPENILGKELIYNDSIVAKVTGVVANLDKRTDLIFEEFLSRETAKKTDMAASAFSEEWGSTSNSAQIFVKLVSPNAATVQTQLDQIAKNHQSEYDKKFDISRTFNLQALKDLHFDTDYGIFSFSNYTADRSVLMGLGFIAGFLLLLGCVNFINLNTAQAYQRAKEIGIRKTLGSSKKQLISQFLGETFLLTLVSAVISLVLASYLLKVFSDFIPDGLAFSLFKEPVILLCCIMLLITVTLLSGLYPAFVLTGFKPYRVLRSTASSNSGKSNMRKFLTVFQFTIAQVFLIATLLVGKQIRFLMNADMGFKTDAVAYVSRPWRYKSVDKNEVLLQKFERIPGIEKSSLGGMPPASFSTHSSGVTFQNEDQEIQVDLEILYGDLSYLDVYGIPLLAGKIPLNDTINEYVVNETALEALGFKAPEEILDKNLTINEENYRIVGVMQDFKQRSLKTGVRPMVFGGDTDRGFWSRFRNIHLMLPTHDSQLLKQTLARIEDAYQEVYPGETFEIKFIDDTIARFYEREKRLSTLLDWATGLSILISVLGLLGLVIHTVTRRTKEIGVRKVLGATVAQLNLLLCKDFLKLIALAFLIAAPLAWWGMHNWLQDYAYKTAMSWWVFALSGIGMFVLALAIISFKTFRTARKNPVKSLRTE